CTGTTCTCGCCGAATGGTTTCTGCGACGGTTTTCGCTGCTGGACAGCCTGTACATGGTGCCGTCGGTACCGATCATCGGTCGCGCCATTGCTCACAATCTGCGATTGTGGCTAAAAGAGCAGCGTGAGCGTCGGCAACCCGTCACAACCCGACGGTCGCCCTGAACAGCTTGGCGGGTTGGCCGGCGGTCAGCCGGATCGGGCCGTCGTCGGCCGCCACCCAGGCGGCCGTGCCGCGCTGTAGCGTGAGCGACCCGCACTTCCCGTGCACCGTCGCCGAACCCTCGGTGCATAACAAGATCTGTGGACCGTCATGGCCGGACGACGCGTCGACCTCGTGGCCGAGGTGATCGCCGTCGAGCACCAGTAGCGTGGCCGCGAACTCATCGGTGGGCGTCTCAAAGACCAGCCCCAGCCCCTCGCGCCGGATCGGGGGCCGCAGCCGAGCCTTCGGCGTGGGGGCGAAGTCCAGCACCCGCAACAACTCGGGCACATCGACGTGCTTAGGGGTAAGTCCACCGCGTAACACGTTGTCGGAGTTGGCCATCACTTCCACACCGAAACCACGCACATAGGCGTGCAGGTTGCCGGCCGGCAGGAAGATCGCCTCCCCAGGAGCCAAGCTGATGCGGTTGAGCAACAACGCCGCCAGCACACCGGCGTCGCCGGGATAACGTTCGCCGAGTTCCAGCACTGTCTTGGCTTCGGCGCCAAATTCCGTTGCGCCGGAGCTGACGTACTGGATAGCGCCGTCCAGCACGGCAGGCACCAGCACGTCGATGTCGGGCTGGGGTGCGGTAATCCAGGTGGTGAACAGCGCACGCAAACCATCGGCATCGGACCCCTCGCTCAGCAAGTCGATGAACGGGTCGAGGTCGGATACGGCCAGCGCCCGCAGCAGCTCGGTGGTGCGAGCCGCCTCCCGGAATCCGGCCAGCGCCTCGAACGGCTGCAGCGCCACCAATAACTCTGGCTTGTGACTGGTGTCGCGGTAGTTGCGGACGGGTGAGGACACCGGAATGCCCATTCGCTCTTCCCGCAGGTAGCCCTCAACCGCCTGCTCGGCGCTCGGATGGGCCTGCAACGATAGTGGCTCGTCGGCCGCCAACACCTTGACCAAGAACGGCAACACATCGCCGAATCGCGCGCGCGACGCGGAGCCGAGCTGCCCCTCCGGATCCGCGACC
Above is a window of Mycobacterium tuberculosis H37Rv DNA encoding:
- the manA gene encoding mannose-6-phosphate isomerase (phosphomannose isomerase (phosphomannoisomerase) (PMI) (phosphohexoisomerase) (phosphohexomutase)), whose amino-acid sequence is MELLRGALRTYAWGSRTAIAEFTGRPVPAAHPEAELWFGAHPGDPAWLQTPHGQTSLLEALVADPEGQLGSASRARFGDVLPFLVKVLAADEPLSLQAHPSAEQAVEGYLREERMGIPVSSPVRNYRDTSHKPELLVALQPFEALAGFREAARTTELLRALAVSDLDPFIDLLSEGSDADGLRALFTTWITAPQPDIDVLVPAVLDGAIQYVSSGATEFGAEAKTVLELGERYPGDAGVLAALLLNRISLAPGEAIFLPAGNLHAYVRGFGVEVMANSDNVLRGGLTPKHVDVPELLRVLDFAPTPKARLRPPIRREGLGLVFETPTDEFAATLLVLDGDHLGHEVDASSGHDGPQILLCTEGSATVHGKCGSLTLQRGTAAWVAADDGPIRLTAGQPAKLFRATVGL